Proteins found in one Promicromonospora sukumoe genomic segment:
- a CDS encoding CPBP family intramembrane glutamic endopeptidase, protein MNTRTRTDQPGWLEIVVGIAAMAVVGFAFPILLSDQIDLTGAGGGAFLACLSGIAGLAGFGAAMLVRRRPLPAFGIRRTTARWLWIGVAGGAVALLAKGVLVPLFMWLTDVPTDTQAGYAAGASGGIWLLIVTAIGLVVLTPIGEEFLFRGVVTTGLLRYGPVIATVGSAVIFALLHGINVVLPAALVVGVITAELRRRSDSVWPGVVVHAFNNSITVIAYAVAPGIAA, encoded by the coding sequence ATGAACACCAGAACCAGGACGGATCAGCCGGGCTGGCTCGAGATCGTGGTCGGCATCGCGGCGATGGCCGTGGTCGGATTCGCGTTCCCGATCCTGCTCAGCGACCAGATCGACCTGACAGGGGCGGGCGGGGGCGCCTTCCTGGCCTGTCTCTCCGGCATCGCGGGGCTCGCCGGGTTCGGCGCGGCGATGCTGGTGCGACGTCGGCCCCTGCCGGCGTTCGGCATCCGGCGGACCACGGCCCGCTGGCTGTGGATCGGCGTGGCGGGTGGTGCGGTCGCCCTGCTCGCCAAGGGTGTGCTGGTCCCGCTGTTCATGTGGCTGACCGACGTGCCGACCGACACCCAGGCCGGCTACGCCGCGGGCGCGAGCGGCGGGATCTGGCTGCTGATCGTGACGGCGATCGGGCTCGTGGTGCTCACGCCGATCGGCGAGGAGTTCCTGTTCCGCGGCGTCGTCACCACCGGCCTGCTCCGGTACGGGCCGGTGATCGCGACGGTCGGCAGCGCGGTGATCTTCGCGCTGCTGCACGGCATCAACGTGGTGCTCCCCGCGGCGCTGGTCGTCGGGGTCATCACGGCGGAGCTCCGCCGGCGCAGCGACTCGGTGTGGCCGGGTGTCGTGGTGCACGCGTTCAACAACTCGATCACCGTGATCGCGTACGCGGTGGCGCCGGGGATCGCCGCCTAG
- a CDS encoding HpcH/HpaI aldolase/citrate lyase family protein — MSGSAGGGVAPGGGAPLTFLYVPADRPDRVAKALASPADVVLVDLEDAVAPSRKEEARANAGRLLADVARRAVQVRINHRDAPWHADDVAALGLLPRAVGVRVPKVESAAEVVALANALPGRELHLLVESALGVERAFELATASPQVASIGLGEADLRSDLRLDGDDGLLWSRSRIVVAARAAGLRPPVMSAYTNVRDLNGLAASCLVGRGLGFSGRTAIHPGQLDTIRAAFLPSAAEVAAAREVLERVAGAATAGVGAVALEDGTFLDVAMVERARWVVNLGGHG, encoded by the coding sequence ATGAGTGGTTCTGCCGGGGGCGGGGTCGCGCCGGGCGGCGGCGCGCCGCTGACCTTCCTCTACGTGCCCGCCGACCGCCCCGACCGGGTGGCCAAGGCGCTCGCCTCGCCCGCCGACGTCGTGCTGGTCGACCTGGAGGACGCCGTCGCGCCGTCGCGCAAGGAGGAGGCGCGGGCCAACGCCGGCCGGCTGCTCGCCGATGTCGCGAGGCGCGCCGTCCAGGTGCGGATCAACCACCGCGACGCTCCCTGGCACGCCGACGACGTCGCGGCGCTCGGCTTGTTGCCCCGCGCGGTCGGCGTGCGGGTGCCCAAGGTGGAGTCGGCTGCGGAGGTCGTCGCGCTCGCGAACGCGCTGCCGGGCCGGGAGCTGCACCTGCTCGTCGAGTCGGCGCTCGGCGTCGAGCGGGCCTTCGAGCTGGCGACGGCGTCCCCGCAGGTCGCGTCGATCGGCCTGGGGGAGGCGGACCTGCGCTCCGACCTGCGGCTCGACGGCGACGACGGGCTGCTCTGGTCGCGCAGCCGAATCGTGGTCGCGGCGCGGGCGGCGGGGCTGCGGCCCCCGGTGATGTCGGCCTACACGAACGTGCGGGACCTGAACGGGCTCGCGGCGTCGTGCCTGGTGGGGCGCGGGCTGGGATTCTCGGGCCGGACGGCGATCCACCCCGGGCAGCTCGACACGATCCGGGCGGCGTTCCTGCCCTCGGCCGCCGAGGTCGCCGCCGCGCGGGAGGTACTGGAGCGGGTGGCCGGTGCCGCGACGGCGGGTGTCGGGGCGGTGGCGCTGGAGGACGGGACGTTCCTCGACGTCGCAATGGTGGAACGGGCGCGCTGGGTCGTGAACCTCGGCGGACACGGCTGA
- a CDS encoding CaiB/BaiF CoA transferase family protein yields MSVSREPDGGALAGLRVVDASTLFAGPMAAMHLGDLGASVVKVEHPERPDPSRTHGAAKDGVNLWWKTLGRNKRTVTANLGSDGGREVFLALAERADVVIENFRPGTLERWGLGYEELSARNPGLVLARVSGFGQTGPYRTRPGFGTLAEAMSGFAAMTGEPDGPPTLPPFGLADGVASLATAFAIMTALSVRERTGRGQVVDTAIVEPILAMLGPQITRWDQLGTVQARTGNRSSNNAPRNTYRTSDGHWVAVSTSAQSIAERVMRLVGRPELVDEPWFARGVDRARHADELDEAVGGWIARRTRAEVVAAFEEAQAAVAPVYDARDIVADPQFQALGTIHEIEDPELGPMLMQGPLFRLSENDGVIQFTGRPHGADTDEVLGELGFSAERVAELRGEGAV; encoded by the coding sequence ATGAGTGTGTCGCGCGAGCCCGACGGCGGCGCCCTGGCCGGCTTGCGCGTCGTGGACGCGTCGACCCTGTTCGCGGGGCCGATGGCGGCGATGCACCTGGGCGACCTGGGCGCCTCCGTCGTGAAGGTCGAGCACCCCGAGCGGCCGGACCCGTCGCGCACCCACGGGGCCGCGAAGGACGGCGTCAACCTCTGGTGGAAGACGCTGGGCCGCAACAAGCGCACGGTCACGGCCAACCTGGGTTCCGACGGCGGGCGGGAGGTGTTCCTCGCGCTGGCGGAGCGGGCCGACGTCGTCATCGAGAACTTCCGGCCCGGCACGCTCGAACGCTGGGGGCTGGGCTACGAGGAGCTGTCGGCGCGCAACCCGGGGCTCGTGCTGGCGCGCGTCTCCGGCTTCGGCCAGACGGGTCCGTACCGCACGCGGCCCGGGTTCGGCACGCTCGCCGAGGCGATGAGCGGGTTCGCGGCGATGACCGGCGAGCCCGACGGTCCGCCCACGCTGCCGCCCTTCGGCCTGGCCGACGGCGTCGCCTCGCTCGCCACGGCGTTCGCGATCATGACGGCGCTCTCGGTGCGCGAGCGGACAGGGCGCGGGCAGGTCGTGGACACCGCGATCGTCGAGCCGATCCTGGCGATGCTCGGGCCGCAGATCACCCGCTGGGACCAGCTCGGGACCGTGCAGGCCCGCACCGGGAACCGGTCGAGCAACAACGCGCCGCGCAACACCTACCGCACGAGCGACGGGCACTGGGTGGCCGTGTCGACGTCGGCCCAGTCGATCGCGGAGCGCGTGATGCGCCTGGTGGGGCGGCCGGAGCTCGTGGACGAGCCGTGGTTCGCGCGCGGCGTGGACCGGGCACGGCACGCCGACGAGCTCGACGAGGCGGTCGGGGGCTGGATCGCTCGTCGGACGCGGGCGGAAGTAGTGGCAGCGTTCGAGGAGGCCCAGGCGGCGGTGGCCCCCGTGTACGACGCGCGGGACATCGTGGCGGACCCGCAGTTCCAGGCGCTCGGGACGATCCACGAGATCGAGGACCCCGAGCTCGGTCCGATGCTGATGCAGGGGCCGCTGTTCCGGCTCTCCGAGAACGACGGCGTCATCCAGTTCACCGGGCGGCCGCACGGCGCGGACACCGACGAGGTGCTGGGGGAGCTGGGGTTCTCCGCGGAGCGCGTGGCGGAGCTGCGGGGGGAGGGGGCGGTATGA
- a CDS encoding SUMF1/EgtB/PvdO family nonheme iron enzyme, producing the protein MSYTFDPLVPRPIDRPTEVAVGPLTTEASEALDQAKIFSGPADPADRPAWRETLRAWRSDARERHGYTGAAYERPEAAWAAGCSTVAQVWLWDELLYSFAEGRFTPEVFLADAEERFGGLDAVVLWHAYPVIGLDDRNQWDYYRDVPGLAALVATFHEAGMHVFVDYNPWDVGTRRGADDLTELAAVVGELGADGVFLDTLKKAEPELVARLEAARPGIVLEGESKLPVERIEDHSSSWAQFFADSPVPGVLRAHWYERRHMQHHVRRWHRDHTEELQSAWLNGVGVMVWEVVFGVWVGWSRRDAATVRRLVTVQRAARDLLLDGEWTPLAPLAPEAEAAGVYASAWELDGVTLWTLVNRGGADYAGEVLDDGTEAVVPARGIAALLDVGPDAEEPAWLPGLRDVLRDLPHDADARFPHRIARRVGVSDAQVTPVTYTSDTSEPSDRSELGSDAVVVPAGDYVLTVRYRARETGMYQGAPYVDEWKPLPPRLHDARTLQRDGVLTTPVAVAEREVTNAQFAAFLEATGYAPAQPHRFLAHWSDGRPAAGTEDEPVTFVDLDDARAYCAWRGGRLPMEDEWQLAGEAAPSHFGVERPGVGVWSWTESEHSDGRTRFVMLKGGSDYRAPDSDWYVEGGRHAPDYSVKLLLPGLGLARGATVGFRCAWEVSA; encoded by the coding sequence ATGAGCTACACGTTCGACCCCCTCGTCCCGCGGCCGATCGACCGGCCGACCGAGGTCGCCGTCGGCCCCCTGACCACGGAGGCGAGCGAGGCGCTGGACCAGGCCAAGATCTTCTCCGGGCCGGCCGACCCGGCCGACCGTCCCGCCTGGCGCGAGACGCTGCGGGCCTGGCGGTCCGACGCCCGGGAGCGGCACGGCTACACGGGCGCCGCGTATGAGCGGCCCGAGGCGGCGTGGGCCGCCGGGTGCAGCACGGTGGCGCAGGTCTGGCTCTGGGACGAGCTGCTCTACTCGTTCGCGGAGGGCCGCTTCACGCCGGAGGTGTTCCTGGCCGACGCCGAGGAGCGGTTCGGCGGGCTCGACGCCGTCGTGCTGTGGCACGCCTACCCGGTGATCGGGCTGGACGACCGCAACCAGTGGGACTACTACCGGGACGTGCCCGGCCTGGCCGCGCTCGTGGCGACGTTCCACGAGGCCGGCATGCACGTCTTCGTCGACTACAACCCGTGGGACGTCGGCACGCGCCGGGGCGCGGACGACCTCACGGAGCTCGCCGCCGTGGTGGGCGAGCTGGGGGCGGACGGCGTCTTCCTGGACACGCTGAAGAAGGCCGAGCCGGAGCTCGTCGCGCGGCTGGAGGCGGCGCGGCCGGGGATCGTGCTGGAGGGCGAGTCCAAGCTGCCGGTCGAGCGCATCGAGGACCACTCCTCGTCGTGGGCGCAGTTCTTCGCCGACTCCCCGGTGCCGGGCGTGCTGCGGGCGCACTGGTACGAGCGGCGGCACATGCAGCACCACGTGCGGCGCTGGCACCGCGACCACACCGAGGAGCTGCAGTCCGCGTGGCTGAACGGCGTGGGCGTGATGGTGTGGGAGGTCGTGTTCGGGGTGTGGGTCGGGTGGTCGCGCCGGGACGCGGCGACCGTGCGCCGCCTCGTGACCGTGCAGCGCGCGGCCCGTGACCTGCTGCTCGACGGCGAGTGGACGCCGCTGGCGCCGCTTGCTCCGGAGGCTGAGGCTGCCGGGGTGTACGCGTCGGCGTGGGAGCTCGACGGCGTGACCCTGTGGACGCTCGTGAACCGGGGCGGGGCGGACTACGCGGGGGAGGTGCTGGACGACGGCACGGAAGCCGTCGTCCCGGCCCGCGGGATCGCGGCGCTGCTCGACGTCGGGCCTGACGCCGAGGAGCCCGCCTGGCTGCCGGGCCTCCGCGACGTGCTGCGGGACCTGCCGCACGACGCCGACGCCCGGTTCCCGCACCGGATCGCGCGTCGGGTCGGCGTGTCAGACGCACAGGTCACTCCCGTGACCTACACGTCTGACACGTCTGAGCCGTCTGACAGGTCGGAGCTGGGGTCGGACGCCGTCGTCGTGCCCGCGGGCGACTACGTGCTCACCGTGCGCTACCGCGCGCGGGAGACCGGGATGTACCAGGGCGCGCCGTACGTGGACGAGTGGAAGCCGCTGCCGCCGCGCCTGCACGACGCGCGCACCCTGCAGCGCGACGGCGTGCTTACGACGCCGGTCGCGGTCGCGGAGCGCGAGGTGACGAACGCGCAGTTCGCGGCGTTCCTGGAGGCGACCGGTTACGCGCCGGCGCAGCCGCACCGGTTCCTGGCGCACTGGTCCGACGGCCGTCCGGCCGCGGGCACCGAGGACGAGCCGGTCACCTTCGTGGACCTCGACGACGCCCGCGCGTACTGCGCGTGGCGCGGCGGGCGGCTGCCCATGGAGGACGAGTGGCAGCTCGCGGGGGAGGCCGCGCCGTCGCACTTCGGGGTGGAGCGGCCCGGCGTCGGCGTGTGGAGCTGGACCGAGAGCGAGCACAGCGACGGCCGCACGCGGTTCGTCATGCTCAAGGGCGGCAGCGACTACCGCGCGCCCGACTCCGACTGGTACGTCGAGGGCGGGCGGCACGCGCCGGACTACTCGGTGAAGCTGCTGCTCCCGGGGCTCGGGCTCGCGCGCGGTGCGACCGTCGGGTTCCGTTGTGCGTGGGAGGTGTCGGCATGA
- a CDS encoding ribokinase, with amino-acid sequence MSGTVVVVGSANVDLVVDVPRHPAGGETILGGDLRRTPGGKGANQAVAAARAGGATTTFVGALGRDESGELLLASLDGAGVRTDTVERVDAPTGTALITVSPDGENAIVVAPGANSRVRVGAAQARRIAAADVVLAQLEIPLSTVTAAARERREGALFVLNAAPSRDLPEALWEQVDVLVVNEHEAGDLAGSGVEAGAPEALAAALLERVPAVVVTLGAVGSLVARRGLEPVRVPAAEVAVVDTTGAGDTYCGVLAAALARSGIAGLAAAARLAGAAGALAVTRPGAQDAVPDAADVVALAEHLLVEKN; translated from the coding sequence ATGAGCGGGACCGTCGTGGTGGTCGGGTCGGCGAACGTCGACCTCGTGGTCGACGTTCCGCGGCATCCCGCGGGCGGCGAGACCATCCTGGGCGGCGACCTGCGCCGCACACCGGGCGGCAAGGGCGCCAACCAGGCCGTCGCCGCGGCGCGCGCCGGGGGAGCGACGACCACGTTCGTCGGCGCCTTGGGCCGCGACGAGTCCGGGGAGCTGCTGCTCGCCTCGCTCGACGGCGCTGGCGTGCGGACCGACACGGTCGAGCGCGTCGACGCCCCCACGGGCACCGCTCTCATCACCGTCTCGCCCGACGGCGAGAACGCCATCGTCGTGGCGCCCGGCGCCAACTCGCGGGTACGGGTCGGCGCGGCGCAGGCCCGCCGCATCGCCGCCGCCGACGTCGTGCTCGCGCAGCTCGAGATCCCGCTCAGCACCGTGACCGCCGCCGCCCGGGAACGCCGGGAGGGCGCGCTGTTCGTGCTCAACGCGGCGCCGTCGCGCGACCTGCCCGAGGCGCTGTGGGAGCAGGTGGACGTGCTGGTGGTCAACGAGCACGAGGCGGGGGACCTGGCGGGTTCCGGTGTCGAGGCTGGCGCGCCCGAGGCGCTCGCGGCCGCCCTGCTGGAGCGGGTGCCCGCGGTGGTCGTGACGCTGGGCGCCGTCGGCAGCCTGGTCGCCCGCCGGGGCCTGGAGCCGGTCCGGGTCCCGGCCGCCGAGGTCGCGGTAGTTGACACAACGGGCGCAGGTGACACGTACTGCGGCGTCCTCGCGGCGGCCCTCGCCCGCTCCGGGATCGCGGGCCTTGCGGCAGCCGCCCGGCTGGCCGGCGCCGCCGGAGCCCTCGCCGTCACGCGGCCGGGCGCGCAGGACGCCGTGCCCGACGCCGCCGACGTCGTCGCGCTGGCCGAGCACCTGCTCGTCGAGAAGAACTAG
- a CDS encoding ADP-ribosylglycohydrolase family protein: MRLTWAQPEDLLAHELVQSAAEGKDVADVRDRWVAAGGDPTPAVSGAGPVPAPPALRSLARDLLDELDARPGASTPETWDDVEALLPPAPSLPVRPAGGDAAYAARVHGAWTGRAAGCLLGKPVEKIPRAGIEEILRSTGRWPLDRWFTAVGLPDDVAERWPWNRRSAPTSLEENISGMPEDDDLNYPILALALLERHGRSFTTDDVAQLWLDNLPAGRTFTAERAAYRNILDAVPVPETATHHNPFREWIGALIRTDLLGWVSPGDVRGAARLAWADARLSHTRDGVFGAMWAAGLASAAVVASDVEQVLDAADAVVPPGSGLAAAVALGRSLGRECDGSEAGVRAGLDRIHAEYGHLHWVHTLNNAAVIAFALATGRGAFGPSVSIAVTAGWDTDSAAATVGGVVGALAPERIGERWTAPLDGLIATSLPGGEQRIDDLARRTVALAQPAGGAA; this comes from the coding sequence GTGAGGCTGACCTGGGCCCAGCCCGAGGACCTGCTGGCGCACGAGCTCGTGCAGTCGGCGGCCGAGGGCAAGGACGTGGCCGACGTCCGCGACCGATGGGTCGCGGCGGGCGGGGACCCGACGCCGGCCGTGAGCGGGGCGGGGCCCGTCCCGGCGCCGCCGGCCCTCCGTTCCCTGGCGCGCGATCTGCTGGACGAGCTGGACGCCCGGCCGGGGGCTTCGACCCCGGAGACCTGGGACGACGTCGAGGCCCTGCTCCCGCCCGCCCCGTCGCTGCCGGTTCGCCCGGCCGGAGGGGACGCCGCGTACGCGGCCCGGGTGCACGGCGCCTGGACCGGCCGCGCCGCGGGCTGCTTGCTCGGCAAGCCCGTCGAGAAGATCCCGCGCGCCGGCATCGAGGAGATCCTGCGGTCGACCGGCCGGTGGCCGCTGGACCGCTGGTTCACCGCCGTCGGCCTGCCCGACGACGTCGCCGAACGCTGGCCCTGGAACCGCCGCTCGGCCCCGACGTCGCTGGAGGAGAACATCTCCGGCATGCCCGAGGACGACGACCTCAACTACCCGATCCTGGCACTCGCGCTCCTGGAGCGGCACGGTCGCAGCTTCACCACCGACGACGTCGCGCAGCTCTGGCTGGACAACCTGCCCGCTGGGCGCACCTTCACCGCCGAGCGCGCGGCCTACCGCAACATCCTCGACGCGGTGCCCGTGCCCGAGACGGCCACGCACCACAACCCGTTCCGCGAGTGGATCGGCGCGCTGATCCGCACCGACCTGCTCGGCTGGGTCTCGCCCGGCGACGTGCGCGGGGCAGCCCGCCTGGCCTGGGCCGACGCCCGGCTCAGCCACACCCGCGACGGTGTGTTCGGGGCGATGTGGGCGGCGGGGCTGGCGTCCGCCGCGGTGGTCGCCTCCGACGTCGAGCAGGTGCTCGACGCCGCGGACGCCGTCGTCCCGCCCGGGAGCGGGCTGGCCGCCGCCGTGGCGCTCGGCCGGTCCCTGGGCCGCGAGTGCGACGGGAGCGAGGCCGGCGTGCGGGCCGGGCTGGACCGCATCCACGCCGAGTACGGGCACCTGCACTGGGTGCACACCCTCAACAACGCCGCCGTCATCGCGTTCGCGCTGGCGACGGGCCGGGGCGCGTTCGGGCCGAGCGTCTCGATCGCCGTCACGGCGGGCTGGGACACGGACTCCGCGGCGGCGACGGTGGGCGGCGTCGTCGGGGCCCTTGCGCCCGAGCGGATCGGCGAACGCTGGACCGCGCCCCTGGACGGGCTCATCGCGACGTCGCTGCCCGGCGGGGAGCAGCGCATCGACGACCTGGCGCGGCGGACCGTCGCGCTGGCACAGCCGGCCGGGGGTGCCGCATGA
- a CDS encoding ADP-ribosylglycohydrolase family protein has translation MSWLEDRSVAVITGAAVGDALGGATEGWTPEQIEERHGGRVRGVVGPWYPNWRDARPIAPYHKGDGHITDDTLMTRALVEVYAKRRAHLDAYAMAEDLVPLMIGEPRWIPELESTALLLQRVFLAEKWIVARLHYGHVDPREAGVGNVVNCGAAMYVAPVGLVNAGDPRAAYAEAIDLTGAHQSSYGREAAGVFAAMVAASVAPGATLDDVVAAALDVAHDGTAAALRAVVDALSGWPEAPATDDEERKLARLVREVVAPYDSVGPEYRQMSMDARRPSRTKSIEELPVALGLLLGHRGDFRGAVLAAVNYGRDADSIAVMAGAVAAGLGGSGVVPTDWLDQIETASKMDVRETGRLMADAAGDILRADRERALARLTSLDAVGAGEPA, from the coding sequence GTGAGCTGGTTAGAGGACCGGTCGGTGGCCGTGATCACCGGTGCCGCAGTGGGGGACGCCCTCGGTGGAGCGACCGAGGGCTGGACACCGGAGCAGATCGAGGAGCGGCACGGGGGCCGCGTGCGCGGCGTCGTCGGGCCCTGGTACCCCAACTGGCGCGACGCGCGCCCCATCGCCCCGTACCACAAGGGCGACGGGCACATCACGGACGACACCCTCATGACCAGGGCGCTCGTGGAGGTGTACGCCAAGCGGCGTGCGCACCTGGACGCCTACGCCATGGCGGAGGACCTGGTGCCGCTGATGATCGGGGAGCCCCGCTGGATCCCCGAGCTCGAGTCGACGGCGCTGCTGCTCCAGCGGGTGTTCCTCGCCGAGAAGTGGATCGTGGCCCGGCTGCACTACGGGCACGTGGACCCGCGCGAGGCGGGCGTCGGCAACGTCGTCAACTGCGGGGCAGCGATGTACGTGGCGCCCGTCGGGCTGGTGAACGCGGGCGACCCCCGCGCCGCCTACGCCGAGGCGATCGACCTCACGGGCGCCCACCAGTCCAGCTACGGCCGCGAGGCGGCCGGGGTCTTCGCGGCGATGGTCGCGGCCTCGGTCGCCCCGGGCGCCACGCTGGACGACGTCGTGGCCGCCGCGCTGGACGTGGCCCACGACGGGACGGCGGCCGCGCTCCGGGCCGTCGTCGACGCCCTGTCCGGCTGGCCGGAGGCGCCCGCGACCGACGACGAGGAGCGCAAGCTCGCCCGTCTCGTCCGGGAGGTGGTGGCCCCGTACGACTCCGTCGGCCCCGAGTACCGGCAGATGTCGATGGACGCCCGCCGGCCCTCGCGGACCAAGTCGATCGAGGAGCTGCCGGTGGCGCTCGGGCTGCTGCTCGGGCACCGCGGCGACTTCCGCGGCGCGGTGCTGGCCGCCGTGAACTACGGGCGCGACGCCGACTCGATCGCCGTCATGGCGGGCGCCGTTGCCGCGGGCCTCGGTGGCAGCGGCGTGGTGCCCACCGACTGGCTCGACCAGATCGAGACGGCCAGCAAGATGGACGTCCGGGAGACCGGACGGCTCATGGCGGACGCCGCGGGCGACATCCTGCGGGCCGACCGCGAGCGGGCGCTGGCCCGGCTGACGTCGCTCGACGCCGTCGGGGCGGGTGAGCCCGCGTGA
- a CDS encoding ABC transporter substrate-binding protein, producing the protein MKSRGVFIAACLTTSTLLLAACGSADAGDDGPVTLKFQALSDQPAAIAATESIVEDWNTANPDVQVEIVPAGWDGVYDKLITQFNGGAAPDVIHYEAASIVSFARDGYLADLTDLMSEERRADIPEGILDSVTVDDQVIAYPTELQSYVVFANRTLLEDAGVEIPTGDTMTWDELREIAQATTEGDVYGLGWGLSSPTAAFMSLAPGFGGSYITGTGEDADVTVGEGEMALPELVHAMAYDDESILPVTLTQSGSEAIASFYAGQTAMTVQGSYQAANIAKDAPKDLDWVALPPLAGPEGPQQAANPQTLSVNIDSEHVEESAEFIEFFTQTEHLAALNEADALIPATTSAQEALTEKLGDENGWSTILASGQNFTAAPYLFADSYAQWKDTVATPAYQRYLAQETDETELADQLTSGWDEITQ; encoded by the coding sequence ATGAAGTCCCGTGGAGTGTTCATCGCCGCATGCCTCACGACCAGCACCCTCCTGCTCGCCGCCTGCGGCAGCGCCGACGCCGGTGACGACGGCCCGGTCACGCTGAAGTTCCAGGCGCTGTCCGACCAGCCGGCCGCCATCGCGGCGACCGAGTCGATCGTCGAGGACTGGAACACCGCCAATCCCGACGTGCAGGTCGAGATCGTCCCTGCCGGCTGGGACGGCGTCTACGACAAGCTGATCACCCAGTTCAACGGCGGCGCCGCGCCCGACGTCATCCACTACGAGGCGGCGAGCATCGTCTCGTTCGCCCGCGACGGCTACCTCGCGGACCTCACCGACCTCATGTCGGAGGAGCGCCGCGCGGACATCCCCGAGGGCATCCTCGACTCCGTCACGGTCGACGACCAGGTGATCGCCTACCCGACCGAGCTGCAGTCCTACGTGGTGTTCGCCAACCGCACCCTCCTGGAGGACGCCGGGGTCGAGATCCCGACCGGGGACACCATGACCTGGGACGAGCTGCGCGAGATCGCGCAGGCCACCACCGAGGGCGACGTCTACGGCCTCGGCTGGGGCCTGTCCAGCCCGACGGCGGCGTTCATGTCGCTGGCCCCCGGCTTCGGCGGCTCCTACATCACCGGCACGGGCGAGGACGCCGACGTGACGGTCGGCGAGGGCGAGATGGCCCTGCCCGAGCTGGTGCACGCCATGGCCTACGACGACGAGTCGATCCTGCCGGTCACCCTGACGCAGTCGGGCTCGGAGGCCATCGCCTCCTTCTACGCCGGGCAGACGGCGATGACCGTGCAGGGCTCCTACCAGGCCGCGAACATCGCCAAGGACGCGCCGAAGGACCTCGACTGGGTGGCGCTGCCCCCGCTGGCCGGCCCCGAGGGCCCGCAGCAGGCCGCCAACCCGCAGACGCTCTCGGTCAACATCGACTCCGAGCACGTCGAGGAGTCGGCCGAGTTCATCGAGTTCTTCACGCAGACGGAGCACCTCGCCGCCCTGAACGAGGCGGACGCCCTGATCCCGGCGACGACGTCGGCCCAGGAGGCCCTGACGGAGAAGCTCGGCGACGAGAACGGCTGGAGCACGATCCTGGCGTCCGGCCAGAACTTCACGGCCGCGCCCTACCTCTTCGCCGACTCCTACGCCCAGTGGAAGGACACCGTGGCGACGCCCGCCTACCAGCGCTACCTGGCGCAGGAGACGGACGAGACCGAGCTCGCCGACCAGCTCACGAGCGGCTGGGACGAGATCACGCAGTAA
- a CDS encoding carbohydrate ABC transporter permease → MRTLVRPAQYVALACYILFLGFPLLWLLSASVKSSGELNSLVVNLLPQEWHWENYAEALARQGLVHSAANSAIVALASTALVILIALPASYVLARLKGAIRTAGVGWILVSQVFPVILVILPLFLILRTIGLTDSLVGLTLVHTTYTLPFALWMLQGYVAAIPVELEEAGAMDGGSRLTVLRRIVVPLLAPGVVATAMFSFVSSWNEFFFALVLLQSPENYTLPITLSTFIGGEGKVALGPLAAGSVLAAIPSIVFFSIMQKKLTGGLMAGAVKG, encoded by the coding sequence ATGCGCACCCTCGTCCGCCCCGCCCAGTACGTGGCGCTGGCCTGTTACATCCTGTTCCTGGGGTTCCCGCTGCTGTGGCTGCTCTCGGCGTCGGTCAAGTCGTCCGGCGAGCTCAACTCGCTGGTCGTGAACCTGCTGCCGCAGGAGTGGCACTGGGAGAACTACGCCGAGGCCCTGGCCCGGCAGGGTCTGGTGCACTCCGCGGCCAACAGCGCGATCGTCGCGCTCGCGTCCACCGCGCTCGTCATCCTCATCGCCCTCCCGGCGTCGTACGTGCTGGCGCGGCTCAAGGGCGCGATCCGTACGGCCGGTGTCGGCTGGATCCTGGTGAGCCAGGTGTTCCCCGTGATCCTGGTGATCCTGCCGCTGTTCCTCATCCTGCGGACCATCGGCCTGACGGACAGCCTGGTGGGGCTCACGCTCGTGCACACGACGTACACGCTGCCGTTCGCGCTGTGGATGCTGCAGGGCTACGTCGCCGCGATCCCGGTCGAGCTCGAGGAGGCCGGCGCGATGGACGGCGGCAGCCGCCTGACGGTGCTGCGCCGGATCGTCGTCCCGCTGCTCGCGCCCGGCGTCGTCGCCACCGCGATGTTCAGCTTCGTCTCCTCCTGGAACGAGTTCTTCTTCGCGCTCGTGCTGCTCCAGTCGCCCGAGAACTACACCCTGCCCATCACGCTGTCGACGTTCATCGGCGGCGAGGGCAAGGTCGCGCTCGGCCCCCTCGCGGCGGGCTCCGTGCTCGCCGCGATCCCCAGCATCGTCTTCTTCTCGATCATGCAGAAGAAGCTCACCGGCGGCCTCATGGCCGGGGCGGTCAAGGGATGA